In Bombus terrestris chromosome 13, iyBomTerr1.2, whole genome shotgun sequence, the DNA window GAGAATACGCTCGGTTATGCTTGATTGAGAGTAATCGAAAAAAGTTGAGAAAGATTCAATGTCGAAACGAATGCAAGCACGCGCGATTGCATTTGATCGAAAATAATAGAACAGAGttaagaaagaattttaatcgttgcgcaTTTGAAGAATCCGACCGGAAGAAGAAACACgtgtttttttttgttattatgtAACCGGAGCTGCAAGAATAGATTAGAATATTAGAACGGTCAAGGGTCGTATTTATACATAGATCGCGTTAACGGTGGACGACGCGATTAAACCGAGGCTAGTCAAGCCGGTCTACCTTTCTCCGACCGAACCGAATCTCGTCGTACGAGTTTTACCTTgcttaatatttttaacaacatGTACCAACGTTCCACGATAGAAACCGCAATAGTTCATGGTGTTGAAAGTAGCTTAAGATCGGCTCGTTATTTTCTCGATATTATGCGCTTTAGAAATAGTCGAGAATTGAACAAATATGACACGAATTCAATATGAAGACTACAACGGTAAAACGTGTCTTCGcgttaaattttaaattctatgTGGAAACGTATCTTAGATATTATAGgaaactaattatttaattctgaaATTAACGATGCATTTTTCCTTCcaaattatatcatattgaaatattcctaTTTATTCTAATTTATCGTATTCTCTCTATGTGGTCTTGATATATAAGTTAACAATAAGAGAAACCAACatgtaaattcatatataaattaCTTGCCATAATTATTAGGACATCTACACGTTATAAGCATCGATTGGAACACTTTGACACTTTTCTTTATCTGCTATATCTTACATTACAAAGTACATATGCCGCGAatgaaataacagatttataaCGAAATTACTAGAAACGAAAAGCACTCCATTCGTATTAAATATCAATATGTGCCCTAATATTTATGGCCGGCGGTGTTCTTAATTGAATAAAGCGATAATTAATTTTGACGAAGGGCCTGTAGCAACATGAAGACACTTTCAGTATTTAAATTGCATTTATCGGGAGAGAAAAACAAAAGTATAGGTTTCATATTCAAATGtgtttaaataatacaaatattagtTTAGATCATGAATTTATAGCACGTGTCAAAATATGATATAGTTTTGGTTAATTTTGACTTGCATTCTGATGGTTTACACAAATTATTGGAAAGCTACCTCCTTGTTGCAGCAATCTCTCCAAATATACAATACAAAGAAAGACAACTGAAAATCGATATAGTCTAAtgtctatttaaataaaatgcgTAGGAAGAAATATACTGAAATTTGAGTTTGCGAGTCGTCACAGTTAGTTGCATTTAAGAATTTTCCTGTTTGAAGATCCTGGACGCCACGCTGGTGATGCGAGCGCAGCGCGCCGAGGTCTTCGACTATTTTTCCGGGCAGCTCGGTTATCGCGTCCTCTTCATCGAGTGCGTCTGCGACGATCCGGTTGTACTGGAGCGAAATTACAAGGAGATATTGCGGTACAGCGCTGACTATGTTGGCATGGATTCAATAACAGCCGAAGAAGATCTACGATTGAAGATAGCTCATTACATTCGATCTTACGAGCCAATGGATGAGAAGACGTATCCACGAATCCGTATCGACACCGGCAGCATGGATATCGAGTCCTGCAACGTGTCTGGCCATGTGGAGACAAATGTCCTTGGATATCTTGGAAGCGTCACTGTTGAGCCGCATACTCTTTATTTCTCTCGGGTTGGTAATCCATCAAATTTTACATTTGTCATCGTTTAATCCTCATCTCAAATGTTCTAATCCTAGAAGCTCAGCCTTAGCGTCTTTAGTCTTAATTATAAGAATTTTTCGACAAGTGATAATGATAACGATAATGAAGAAACGTGTTTGTTCTTAGATTACAAGCTGAGTCAAGGACAATTGAGCCAGGTCGTGGCGCttgcaattattaaaaagattaacATACATAACTGAGCACTTCATTTAGCATGACGAGCCCTCAATTGTTTACACACAACATGTTTTAAAagcatacgtatacgtatacgcaTACGTAAAAACAtacatattgtatttttaaaatcttGCTATCTTATCAGGGTTTGGTTCCAAAAGTAATTTCTTCTCGCCTGATCGTAATCTTATCATTGCTACGCCTCTCTTTTTGAACGTAATCAGAATATTCTACGATTTGGTAAAACTAAagctctccctctctcttttgaTTACAGCACGGTGAAAGCGAGTACAACGTATTGGGTAAGGTTGGTGGTGACGCAGTTTTAAGCGCACGTGGCGAGAGATATGCACAAGCGTTGGCCACCAAGTTCAACGCTATGCGTATTCCCGACCTGCGCGTGCTAACTAGTCGCCTTCGAAGGactatcgcgactgctcgtgGCGTGGAAGCGCCCCAAGAACACGTGGCAGCACTCAACGAACTCCACGCCGGTATCTGTGAGGGGCTGTCTTATGAAGAGATGCAGGAGCATTATCCGCAGGTAATTTCAGATCAAACGCGTCTTCCTCCTCGAAATTTCGTCACTGCTTGCATTGAATTACGTTTAAGGTGTTGTTTACCAAAGTGAAATAGCGAGTGAagataatttatacttttaaggATGATTCATCGAAAAATGTGTAAATTTGGTTTCACTTACTACTTGCCTAATCTTCTGGCTGTATTTAAACGAGCCTTCAATCGGTTGAATTTATCAATCCCTAGCTCTAAGAGCTTTAATTTATTTGTGTAGTAAATGGTAGATAGCTGTAACAGTTATCATTGTaggttatagggtataacggtATCAGCTTTTTGGGTATATAGAGTATATAGGGTTTATAGGGTATAAGCTTTTTGAATTAATCTAATCGTATCAGTATTATGTTAGAAACATTGTACTATAATTGACATATTTAAGATTAGTATTTGATCAAAATTTTCCCAGTGATCGATTAGTTAATGCagttataatttgtatttcaaTAAGTTTGGGATCCTAGATATggaatatttattatctattagGTTTGTCAATTTAATTCTCTAAGCGAACAACTTTCAATCTTATCtttgaaaatgaataataacATAAATCTTCACGGATGACTCAAGCATTGAATACTTGGCCACTGGGGAAAAGTATCGAATGACTTAACGTCTGCGTTAACAGTCTGTAACTGATTAAAATTCAGTTGTATGCAAATTTATCCACTTACATCCACGAAATATTTGCTTGACTAATGAAAATGAGCGTTGAAGTTCAAAGAAATATTCCCAGTCAAGTACATAGCACATAGACGATAATCACAATGTTTCACGTTGCTAGATCGAACTCAATCAGTCTGATTAATCTGGACGAAGTTTTAGAACATGgataaatgaatattataattacaatacgAAGTTGATGTGTACTTATTAACCGTGTACTATAACGAAACTTAAATCATACCATGATTTGAATATTATATCGCAGGTCTACTTTATTAAAGTTTATGTTTAAAATCAGCCATTGTTCCCTGACTTTGCATAAGCTAGGTTTTAATGCTTTGAGGACCTCGATATACGAACCATTCCATGACTTAGGCAAAAGTCTATATACTTTAGTATATACTTTagtatactatatctatatacttTAGTATATAGTACATAGATAGCGTATATACCTTCTACATCTTTAAATCAATGCTTTTGCGTAGGAATTTGCATGGCGCGATCAAGATAAGCTGCGCTATCGTTATCCATGGGGAGAAAGCTACATCGACGCCATGCACCGCGTGGAACCGGTTATTGCTGAATTACAGAGATCCAACAACATCTTGGTCGTGTCTCATCAAGCTATTCTGCGCTGCATCATTGGCTTTTTCACAGATAAAAAACCGGAAGAGGTGCCTTACGCTGAGGTGCCACTGCATACCATCATCCGAGTCAGCAGCCAGGGTTACAATTACAAGGTGGACTTCTTCAAGTTACCCATCGAGTGCGTAAACACGACTCGCGTGAAGCCGAATAATTGTAGCGCGGACAGAACCGCGGACGATGCTCTGCTCACAGTCCCAGCACATTTCGACATACCGGATCCTTGGCGAAATCTTGGCAGCGGACCCACTCTCGTACAACAACACTGAGAAACCGCTCGGAGATCCACGATCATGTCGAAAATTCGATGTCTGTTTGTTTGTAAGCCCTGGAGCTTTCAGCAGTGATGTCTTCTTGGAATATTTTTGCTTTTGAATTCAGGCAGGGGATGAAGATTTGAAATATCATGCAAGTATggattgaatatatttttagtacatatatatgtataagtagaTCGCTTTAAGGTATCTTTAAGAAATACAGATTCGATGAGACGGAAGATGATGATATCGGAGTCAATTCTAGATAAATAGATTGGATAAATCGCGTGAAAGAAACGACACGTAAAATCAAATAATCGTTATCGAGACTGgaaatttatttctgaaatt includes these proteins:
- the LOC125386201 gene encoding 6-phosphofructo-2-kinase/fructose-2,6-bisphosphatase-like isoform X1, whose protein sequence is MPWVAACLDLLAAPILGYCLAVRKLALQAGFFQEETNKSIVTQAVNAINTSTIQKETAPCADTMAPSVEEQRQEPKDKITIRTSGIMKSPRKFSGVVIAMCGLPGRGKSQVAQCLSRRLNWNGDSTKVMRVSDYRRKRLEPYGEAVSHELFLPDHTTNAALRTLAQRDAMHECATWLAGGNSVAILDATLVMRAQRAEVFDYFSGQLGYRVLFIECVCDDPVVLERNYKEILRYSADYVGMDSITAEEDLRLKIAHYIRSYEPMDEKTYPRIRIDTGSMDIESCNVSGHVETNVLGYLGSVTVEPHTLYFSRHGESEYNVLGKVGGDAVLSARGERYAQALATKFNAMRIPDLRVLTSRLRRTIATARGVEAPQEHVAALNELHAGICEGLSYEEMQEHYPQEFAWRDQDKLRYRYPWGESYIDAMHRVEPVIAELQRSNNILVVSHQAILRCIIGFFTDKKPEEVPYAEVPLHTIIRVSSQGYNYKVDFFKLPIECVNTTRVKPNNCSADRTADDALLTVPAHFDIPDPWRNLGSGPTLVQQH
- the LOC125386201 gene encoding 6-phosphofructo-2-kinase/fructose-2,6-bisphosphatase-like isoform X2; translation: MPWVAACLDLLAAPILGYCLAVRKLALQAGFFQEETNKSIVTQAVNAINTSTIQKETAPCADTMAPSVEEQRQVMRVSDYRRKRLEPYGEAVSHELFLPDHTTNAALRTLAQRDAMHECATWLAGGNSVAILDATLVMRAQRAEVFDYFSGQLGYRVLFIECVCDDPVVLERNYKEILRYSADYVGMDSITAEEDLRLKIAHYIRSYEPMDEKTYPRIRIDTGSMDIESCNVSGHVETNVLGYLGSVTVEPHTLYFSRHGESEYNVLGKVGGDAVLSARGERYAQALATKFNAMRIPDLRVLTSRLRRTIATARGVEAPQEHVAALNELHAGICEGLSYEEMQEHYPQEFAWRDQDKLRYRYPWGESYIDAMHRVEPVIAELQRSNNILVVSHQAILRCIIGFFTDKKPEEVPYAEVPLHTIIRVSSQGYNYKVDFFKLPIECVNTTRVKPNNCSADRTADDALLTVPAHFDIPDPWRNLGSGPTLVQQH
- the LOC125386201 gene encoding 6-phosphofructo-2-kinase/fructose-2,6-bisphosphatase-like isoform X3 yields the protein MCVIEPKDKITIRTSGIMKSPRKFSGVVIAMCGLPGRGKSQVAQCLSRRLNWNGDSTKVMRVSDYRRKRLEPYGEAVSHELFLPDHTTNAALRTLAQRDAMHECATWLAGGNSVAILDATLVMRAQRAEVFDYFSGQLGYRVLFIECVCDDPVVLERNYKEILRYSADYVGMDSITAEEDLRLKIAHYIRSYEPMDEKTYPRIRIDTGSMDIESCNVSGHVETNVLGYLGSVTVEPHTLYFSRHGESEYNVLGKVGGDAVLSARGERYAQALATKFNAMRIPDLRVLTSRLRRTIATARGVEAPQEHVAALNELHAGICEGLSYEEMQEHYPQEFAWRDQDKLRYRYPWGESYIDAMHRVEPVIAELQRSNNILVVSHQAILRCIIGFFTDKKPEEVPYAEVPLHTIIRVSSQGYNYKVDFFKLPIECVNTTRVKPNNCSADRTADDALLTVPAHFDIPDPWRNLGSGPTLVQQH